One Panicum virgatum strain AP13 chromosome 9K, P.virgatum_v5, whole genome shotgun sequence genomic region harbors:
- the LOC120647636 gene encoding expansin-B7-like, with protein MAAAAAAAAYSNSKVSLSSRAVAAALLCLLLMAHGTSCSAGSSSKHKTTTGRHSKAHAAAPTPPSTLAAAAPPPPPSSSSAASTSTTNSSTSSSSYPTASNGWLNARATWYGAPNGAGPDDNGGACGFKGVNLPPFSAMTSCGNEPLFKDGKGCGSCYQIRCVAHPACSGIPETVIITDMNYYPVAPYHFDLSGTAFGAMAKDDRNDELRHAGIIDIQFKRVACQYPGLTVTFHIERGCNPNYLAVLVEYSNGDGDVVQVDLMESRAEDGEPTGVWEPMRESWGSIWRMDTRRPLQGPFSLRVTNESGKTLVADQVIPADWQPDNVYSSIVQFD; from the exons atggcagcagcagcagccgccgccgcctacagcAACAGCAAGGTGTCCCTGTCctcccgcgccgtcgccgctgcgctGCTCTGCCTGCTCCTCATGGCTcatggcaccagctgcagcGCCGGCTCATCATCCAAGCACAAGACCACCACCGGACGGCACAGCAAGgcccacgccgccgcaccgacgccgccgtcgacacttgccgccgcagctccaccgccgccgccatcatccTCATCGGCGGCCTCGACATCGACGACGAATTCCTCCACCAGTTCCAGTAGTTACCCCACCGCCAGCAACGGGTGGCTCAACGCCCGCGCGACGTGGTACGGCGCCCCCAACGGCGCCGGGCCGGACGACAacggcggcgcctgcggctTCAAGGGCGTCAACCTGCCGCCCTTCTCGGCCATGACGTCCTGCGGGAACGAGCCGCTCTTCAAGGACGGCAAAGGATGCGGCTCCTGCTACCAGATCCGCTGCGTCGCCCACCCGGCTTGCTCCGGCATCCCGGAGACGGTCATCATCACGGACATGAACTACTACCCGGTGGCGCCCTACCACTTCGACCTCAGCGGAACGGCCTTCGGCGCCATGGCCAAGGACGACCGAAACGACGAGCTAAGGCACGCAGGAATAATAGACATCCAGTTCAAGAG GGTTGCTTGCCAGTACCCTGGCCTGACTGTGACCTTCCACATCGAGCGCGGGTGCAACCCCAACTACCtggcggtgctggtggagtactccaacggcgacggcgacgtggtGCAGGTGGATCTCATGGAGTCGCGGGCGGAGGACGGCGAGCCGACGGGGGTGTGGGAGCCCATGCGCGAGTCGTGGGGGTCCATCTGGCGGATGGACACCCGCCGCCCGCTGCAGGGGCCCTTCTCGCTGCGCGTCACCAACGAGTCCGGCAAGACGCTGGTGGCGGACCAGGTCATCCCCGCCGACTGGCAGCCGGACAACGTCTACAGCTCCATCGTCCAGTTTGATTAA
- the LOC120647641 gene encoding expansin-B8-like codes for MSSLTAVAVSSMLLLLLAGSAVGYNDSESDSLMQWGSARATWYGQPNGAGPYDNGGACGFKNVNQYPFLSMTSCGNQPLFRDGKGCGSCYKIRCSKHPACSGRAETVVITDMNYYPVAPYHFDLSGTAFGKLAKPGRNDDLRRAGIIDVQFARVPCEFPGLKVGFHVEEGSTQVYLALLVEYENGDGDVAQLDLREAAGGRSISRRWTPMRRSWGSVWRLDSNHRLQPPFSIRLRSDSGKTLVAPDVIPVNWRPNTFYRSFVQYS; via the exons ATGAGCTCTCTTACTGCGGTGGCCGTCTCttccatgctgctgctgctcctggccGGCTCCGCCGTGGGCTACAACGACTCCGAGTCCGACTCTTTGATGCAGTGGGGAAGCGCCAGGGCCACCTGGTACGGCCAGCCCAACGGCGCAGGGCCATACGACAACG GCGGCGCTTGCGGTTTCAAGAATGTGAACCAGTACCCCTTCCTGTCCATGACCTCGTGCGGCAACCAGCCGCTGTTCCGCGACGGCAAGGGCTGCGGCTCCTGCTACAAGATCAGGTGCTCCAAGCACCCCGCCTGCTCCGGCCGCGCCGAGACGGTGGTCATCACCGACATGAACTACTACCCCGTCGCGCCCTACCACTTCGACCTCAGCGGCACCGCCTTCGGCAAGCTCGCCAAGCCCGGCCGCAACGAcgacctccgccgcgccggcatCATCGACGTCCAGTTCGCCAGGGTGCCCTGCGAGTTCCCGGGCCTCAAGGTCGGCTTCCACGTCGAGGAGGGCTCCACCCAGGTCTACCTGGCCCTGCTCGTCGAGTACGagaacggcgacggcgacgtggcGCAGCTGGACCTCAGGGAGGCCGCGGGCGGCCGGAGCATCAGCCGCCGCTGGACGCCCATGCGCCGCTCCTGGGGATCCGTCTGGCGCCTCGACTCCAACCACCGCCTGCAGCCGCCCTTCTCCATCCGCCTGCGCAGCGACTCGGGCAAGACGCTGGTGGCGCCAGACGTCATCCCCGTCAACTGGAGGCCAAACACATTCTACAGATCATTCGTCCAGTACTCCTAG
- the LOC120647638 gene encoding uncharacterized protein LOC120647638 isoform X1: MQQLLELGQTPSPALVDPDPPPDRDDAAASSATQALPSRNASSKYDFVKVKVWLGENADHYYILSRFLLSRMLTVTKIPNHVAIKIALELKKLHVDNSLLDVSQTDLEANLFKLMEKRGYGEDYINRYKMMTRFHHQRVPLVILVCGTACTGKSTIATQLAQRLNLPNVLQTDMVYELLRTSTDALLTSIPVWARDFNSLEELITEFCKECKVVRKGLAGDLKKAMKDGKPIIIEGIHLDPSIYLMDEEKRDDNSRMGKTIPDSENSGISVQRKTEHQSKNGLAEDRISPTKENENFVKSKDYTLEKGRISEGLSYVESHETVTHDSAHSQEKNPKDESDGHKDLGQPKNNTAKKDKPAAEPIVVPIVLRMSDFDHKALLEEWIATRAFRDNCLPQDHRKLINNLKLIQDYLCSFESQGLTIVDILANSFRQTLDWLHSYLLQCIERGLLAACSESCNQGGK, from the exons ATGCAGCAGCTGCTGGAGCTGGGCCAAACACCATCACCCGCACTCGTCGATCCCGACCCGCCGCCCGACCGCGATGATGCCGCCGCTTCCTCCGCCACGCAGGCGCTCCCGTCCCGCAACGCCTCCTCCAAGTACGACTTCGTCAAGGTCAAGGTCTGGCTCGGGGAGAACGCCGACCACTACTACATCCTCTCCAGGTTCCTCCTCAGCAGGATGCTCACCGTCACAAAG ATTCCTAATCATGTCGCCATCAAGATCGCCCTTGAGCTCAAGAAGCTGCATGTCGACAACAGCCTCCTTGATGT TTCCCAGACTGATCTAGAGGCTAATCTATTCAAG CTTATGGAGAAACGTGGATACGGGGAGGACTATATAAATCGCTATAAAATGATGACAAG GTTCCATCATCAAAGAGTACCACTGGTAATATTAGTGTGTGGAACTGCCTGTACTGGAAAATCAACAATCGCTACGCAACTTGCTCAGAGGCTCAATTTGCCTAATGTTTTACAG ACAGACATGGTGTATGAGCTGCTGCGGACATCAACGGA TGCATTACTTACTTCTATTCCTGTTTGGGCTCGTGATTTTAATTCTCTCGAAGAGCTTATCACTGAATTCTGCAAAGAATGCAAAGTTGTACGCAAAG GTTTGGCTGGCGATTTGAAGAAGGCCATGAAAGATGGGAAGCCAATTATTATTGAG GGAATACATTTGGATCCAAGCATTTATCTTATGGATGAGGAAAAGAGAGATGATAATTCCAGGATGGGGAAAACGATACCAGATTCTGAAAATTCAGGCATCTCTGTACAAAGGAAGACAGAACATCAATCCAAAAATGGACTGGCAGAGGACAGAATAAGTCCCACAAAGGAAAATGAAAATTTTGTCAAAAGCAAGGACTACACACTGGAGAAAGGTAGAATCAGTGAAGGGTTATCTTATGTTGAGAGCCACGAAACTGTTACTCATGATTCTGCACATTCTCAAGAAAAAAATCCCAAAGATGAAA GTGATGGGCACAAAGATTTGGGCCAACCGAAGAATAACACCGCCAAGAAAGACAAACCTGCCGCTGAACCTATAGTTGTTCCAATTGTGCTGAGGATGTCTGATTTTGATCACAAG GCATTGTTAGAGGAATGGATAGCCACTAGAGCTTTCAGAGATAATTGCCTTCCTCAG GATCATCGAAAACTTATAAACAACCTTAAGCTTATTCAGGACTACCTTTGTTCTTTTGAGTCACAG GGATTGACCATTGTTGACATCTTAGCAAATTCTTTTCGTCAAACGTTGGATTGGCTTCACAGTTATCTTCTTCAG TGTATCGAGCGAGGTCTTTTGGCTGCGTGTTCAGAAAGCTGCAATCAAGGGGGAAAATGA
- the LOC120647638 gene encoding uncharacterized protein LOC120647638 isoform X3, whose protein sequence is MQQLLELGQTPSPALVDPDPPPDRDDAAASSATQALPSRNASSKYDFVKVKVWLGENADHYYILSRFLLSRMLTVTKIPNHVAIKIALELKKLHVDNSLLDVSQTDLEANLFKLMEKRGYGEDYINRYKMMTRFHHQRVPLVILVCGTACTGKSTIATQLAQRLNLPNVLQTDMVYELLRTSTDALLTSIPVWARDFNSLEELITEFCKECKVVRKGLAGDLKKAMKDGKPIIIEGIHLDPSIYLMDEEKRDDNSRMGKTIPDSENSGISVQRKTEHQSKNGLAEDRISPTKENENFVKSKDYTLEKGRISEGLSYVESHETVTHDSAHSQEKNPKDESDGHKDLGQPKNNTAKKDKPAAEPIVVPIVLRMSDFDHKALLEEWIATRAFRDNCLPQDHRKLINNLKLIQDYLCSFESQCIERGLLAACSESCNQGGK, encoded by the exons ATGCAGCAGCTGCTGGAGCTGGGCCAAACACCATCACCCGCACTCGTCGATCCCGACCCGCCGCCCGACCGCGATGATGCCGCCGCTTCCTCCGCCACGCAGGCGCTCCCGTCCCGCAACGCCTCCTCCAAGTACGACTTCGTCAAGGTCAAGGTCTGGCTCGGGGAGAACGCCGACCACTACTACATCCTCTCCAGGTTCCTCCTCAGCAGGATGCTCACCGTCACAAAG ATTCCTAATCATGTCGCCATCAAGATCGCCCTTGAGCTCAAGAAGCTGCATGTCGACAACAGCCTCCTTGATGT TTCCCAGACTGATCTAGAGGCTAATCTATTCAAG CTTATGGAGAAACGTGGATACGGGGAGGACTATATAAATCGCTATAAAATGATGACAAG GTTCCATCATCAAAGAGTACCACTGGTAATATTAGTGTGTGGAACTGCCTGTACTGGAAAATCAACAATCGCTACGCAACTTGCTCAGAGGCTCAATTTGCCTAATGTTTTACAG ACAGACATGGTGTATGAGCTGCTGCGGACATCAACGGA TGCATTACTTACTTCTATTCCTGTTTGGGCTCGTGATTTTAATTCTCTCGAAGAGCTTATCACTGAATTCTGCAAAGAATGCAAAGTTGTACGCAAAG GTTTGGCTGGCGATTTGAAGAAGGCCATGAAAGATGGGAAGCCAATTATTATTGAG GGAATACATTTGGATCCAAGCATTTATCTTATGGATGAGGAAAAGAGAGATGATAATTCCAGGATGGGGAAAACGATACCAGATTCTGAAAATTCAGGCATCTCTGTACAAAGGAAGACAGAACATCAATCCAAAAATGGACTGGCAGAGGACAGAATAAGTCCCACAAAGGAAAATGAAAATTTTGTCAAAAGCAAGGACTACACACTGGAGAAAGGTAGAATCAGTGAAGGGTTATCTTATGTTGAGAGCCACGAAACTGTTACTCATGATTCTGCACATTCTCAAGAAAAAAATCCCAAAGATGAAA GTGATGGGCACAAAGATTTGGGCCAACCGAAGAATAACACCGCCAAGAAAGACAAACCTGCCGCTGAACCTATAGTTGTTCCAATTGTGCTGAGGATGTCTGATTTTGATCACAAG GCATTGTTAGAGGAATGGATAGCCACTAGAGCTTTCAGAGATAATTGCCTTCCTCAG GATCATCGAAAACTTATAAACAACCTTAAGCTTATTCAGGACTACCTTTGTTCTTTTGAGTCACAG TGTATCGAGCGAGGTCTTTTGGCTGCGTGTTCAGAAAGCTGCAATCAAGGGGGAAAATGA
- the LOC120647638 gene encoding uncharacterized protein LOC120647638 isoform X2 — MQQLLELGQTPSPALVDPDPPPDRDDAAASSATQALPSRNASSKYDFVKVKVWLGENADHYYILSRFLLSRMLTVTKIPNHVAIKIALELKKLHVDNSLLDVSQTDLEANLFKLMEKRGYGEDYINRYKMMTRFHHQRVPLVILVCGTACTGKSTIATQLAQRLNLPNVLQTWCMSCCGHQRKLITEFCKECKVVRKGLAGDLKKAMKDGKPIIIEGIHLDPSIYLMDEEKRDDNSRMGKTIPDSENSGISVQRKTEHQSKNGLAEDRISPTKENENFVKSKDYTLEKGRISEGLSYVESHETVTHDSAHSQEKNPKDESDGHKDLGQPKNNTAKKDKPAAEPIVVPIVLRMSDFDHKALLEEWIATRAFRDNCLPQDHRKLINNLKLIQDYLCSFESQGLTIVDILANSFRQTLDWLHSYLLQCIERGLLAACSESCNQGGK; from the exons ATGCAGCAGCTGCTGGAGCTGGGCCAAACACCATCACCCGCACTCGTCGATCCCGACCCGCCGCCCGACCGCGATGATGCCGCCGCTTCCTCCGCCACGCAGGCGCTCCCGTCCCGCAACGCCTCCTCCAAGTACGACTTCGTCAAGGTCAAGGTCTGGCTCGGGGAGAACGCCGACCACTACTACATCCTCTCCAGGTTCCTCCTCAGCAGGATGCTCACCGTCACAAAG ATTCCTAATCATGTCGCCATCAAGATCGCCCTTGAGCTCAAGAAGCTGCATGTCGACAACAGCCTCCTTGATGT TTCCCAGACTGATCTAGAGGCTAATCTATTCAAG CTTATGGAGAAACGTGGATACGGGGAGGACTATATAAATCGCTATAAAATGATGACAAG GTTCCATCATCAAAGAGTACCACTGGTAATATTAGTGTGTGGAACTGCCTGTACTGGAAAATCAACAATCGCTACGCAACTTGCTCAGAGGCTCAATTTGCCTAATGTTTTACAG ACATGGTGTATGAGCTGCTGCGGACATCAACGGA AGCTTATCACTGAATTCTGCAAAGAATGCAAAGTTGTACGCAAAG GTTTGGCTGGCGATTTGAAGAAGGCCATGAAAGATGGGAAGCCAATTATTATTGAG GGAATACATTTGGATCCAAGCATTTATCTTATGGATGAGGAAAAGAGAGATGATAATTCCAGGATGGGGAAAACGATACCAGATTCTGAAAATTCAGGCATCTCTGTACAAAGGAAGACAGAACATCAATCCAAAAATGGACTGGCAGAGGACAGAATAAGTCCCACAAAGGAAAATGAAAATTTTGTCAAAAGCAAGGACTACACACTGGAGAAAGGTAGAATCAGTGAAGGGTTATCTTATGTTGAGAGCCACGAAACTGTTACTCATGATTCTGCACATTCTCAAGAAAAAAATCCCAAAGATGAAA GTGATGGGCACAAAGATTTGGGCCAACCGAAGAATAACACCGCCAAGAAAGACAAACCTGCCGCTGAACCTATAGTTGTTCCAATTGTGCTGAGGATGTCTGATTTTGATCACAAG GCATTGTTAGAGGAATGGATAGCCACTAGAGCTTTCAGAGATAATTGCCTTCCTCAG GATCATCGAAAACTTATAAACAACCTTAAGCTTATTCAGGACTACCTTTGTTCTTTTGAGTCACAG GGATTGACCATTGTTGACATCTTAGCAAATTCTTTTCGTCAAACGTTGGATTGGCTTCACAGTTATCTTCTTCAG TGTATCGAGCGAGGTCTTTTGGCTGCGTGTTCAGAAAGCTGCAATCAAGGGGGAAAATGA
- the LOC120648286 gene encoding uncharacterized mitochondrial protein AtMg00810-like produces the protein MFISLMSTIPSCKAICLRQSIALSLLDSGFEDSAHPNYVCRLNRSLYGLKQAPRAWYSRFASHLLQLGFVEAKSDTSLFIYHRGKDVVYLLLYADDIVLTASSADLLRRTITSLQQEFSLKDLGALHQFLGMQVQRVGSDLFLSQQQYMIEILERAGMEDCKPCATPVDLNPKLLADGAPISDPTDFRSLVGALQYLTFTKLDISYAVQQVCLHMHDPREPHLTALKRILRYVRGTLHMGLFLRPSPQSDLVVYSDADWAGCPDTRKSTSGYVVFLGDNLISWSSKRRNTISRSSAEAEYRVVSNAVAEATWLRQLLSELHTPLRKTTLMYCDNISAVYMSSNPVQHQCTKHVEIYLHFVRERVALGDVRVLHVPTTSQFADIFTKGLPSSVFTEFRSSLNVRSPDNLTAGVC, from the coding sequence ATGTTCATCAGCTTGATGTCAACAATTCCTTCTTGCAAGGCAATCTGTCTGAGACAGTCTATTGCGCTCAGCCTTCTGGATTCTGGATTCGAGGACTCCGCACATCCAAATTATGTGTGCCGGCTTAATCGCTcactttatggtcttaagcaggcGCCTCGTGCATGGTACAGCCGGTTTGCTTCACATCTTCTGCAGCTTGGTTTTGTCGAAGCTAAGTCAGACACTTCTTTGTTCATCTACCATCGTGGCAAGGATGTGGTCTATCTTTTGCTGTATGCTGATGATATTGTCTTGACGGCTTCATCCGCTGATCTTCTGAGGCGCACCATCACCTCTCTCCAACAGGAATTCTCACTGAAGGATCTTGGCGCCCTTCATCAGTTCCTTGGCATGCAGGTTCAACGAGTGGGTTCagatctctttctctctcaacaGCAGTACATGATTGAGATCCTTGAGCGGGCTGGCATGGAAGATTGCAAGCCCTGCGCGACTCCTGTAGACCTGAATCCAAAATTGTTAGCTGATGGTGCTCCTATTTCAGATCCCACGGATTTTCGTAGTCTTGTTGGTGCCCTCCAGTATCTTACTTTCACCAAGCTAGATATCTCTTATGCGGTTCAGCAAgtctgtcttcacatgcatgatccccgggagccTCATCTCACTGCTCTGAAGCGCATTCTGCgttacgtccgtggcacattGCATATGGGTTTGTTCCTGCGCCCCTCTCCTCAGTCAGATTTGGTGGTCTACtctgatgctgattgggctggcTGTCCAGATACACGCAAGTCTACCTCAGGCTATGTGGTTTTCCTTGGTGATAATCTGATCTCTTGGTCGTCCAAGCGTCGGAACACTATTTCTCGCTCCAGTGCAGAGGCTGAGTATCGAGTTGTCTCTAATGCAGTTGCTGAAGCCACCTGGTTACGCCAACTCCTGTCTGAGCTGCACACTCCTTTGCGCAAGACAACCTTGATGTACTGCGACAACATCAGTGCTGTCTATATGTCCTCCAATCCCGTTCAGCATCAGTGCACCAAACATGTGGAGATCTATCTTCATTTCGTTCGGGAGCGTGTTGCACTTGGTGATGTGCGTGTTCTTCATGTCCCGACAACATCTCAGttcgccgacatcttcaccaaggggttgCCTTCATCCGTCTTCACGGAGTTTAGGTCCAGTCTAAATGTTCGGTCACCCGACAATTTGACTGCGGGGGTGTGTTAG